AAGCCTGCCGATATGGAGCGCCTTTTTGACCGCTTTTACCGGGTAAGCAGTCCGCATACCAAAACTATCGCCGGCTTTGGGATTGGTCTTTACTTATGCGCTGAGATACTGCGTTACCATAAGGGCCGCATCTGGGTTAATAGTGAAGTTGGTGAGGGTACTACCTTCAGTTTTGAGTTACCACTTACGTAAGTACTTACATATTCCGGTTCTTAAAATAAAGCAAAACGTTGCGCAGGCTGTCCAGCTTCTCGGGTTCCATATTTTTCACAGGGATTGATAATACAGATGCCATGCTGTCAACATCCCCGCCTTTACGGTCATTATACGTTTGTACAATAATATCGGCGTCTGTGGTGCGCAGCTTTATTGTGCCGGCGTTTACCGTCCCAAGGTAATCCATATCATCCAGGCGCTGCAATTGAAAAGAGAAGTATTCGAGTTTACCGTTTTGATAGGTTCGGCGTAAGCGGATGAACGCGTTAGCGTTAAGGGTAAGCTCCCACTTCTTCAGCTTTCCGGTAGCGTCAGCATCAAAACATTGTGTAAGGCACTTGTTGCCCCAGCCAAGCATTTTGAGCTCAGAAACATCCGGATCAAAACCGTAATTAACTGTGCTGGCCAGCAGCAAAACGCCTGTTACAATATACTTTACCGCGCCGGGCAGATGTGGTTTTAACATGACAACAAAATCCGGTATCTAAATTAACAAATTAATAACTTTGCACATGCAGTTTCCTGAACATTCAAGAGTGTGGATATACCAGTCGAACAGGCAATTATCTGATGCTGAAACGATTGATATTCAAAAAAGTTTAACAGAATTTACCAACATCTGGACGGCGCATAACAACCAACTGAAAGCTACGGCTGAGGTGCGTTATAACCGGTTTTTAATATTGATTGTTGACGAAGAAGCGGCGGGCGCCAGCGGCTGCTCCATTGATAAATCGGTACGTTTTATGCAGCAGCTTGAGCGGCAGTATAACATCAATCTGTTCGACCGCTTTAATATGGCTTACCGCAGCGGCGGTGAAATACTTTCGGCCAACCGGAATGAGTTTGAGGAACTGATTAAACAAGGTGATATTACCACCGATACGATAGTTTTTAATAACCTCGCCCAAAACGTAGCTGAACTTAACACCAAATGGGAAGTGCCGTTTAAAGATAGCTGGCATGCGCGGGTATTTGGTTGATTGGTGAATGGTGAATGGCATTTGTGAATTTTAAATAGTGATTAGTAACTTGCATAATGTTCAACTAATCTCTAACTAAATCCAATCACCACACTTCCATGCCAACCTACGATCCCCGTATAGATGCCTATATTGATAAGGCTGCCGATTTTGCAAAACCCATATTGATGCACCTACGCGATCTGGCACATCGTACGGTACCTGAAATTGCAGAAACCACCAAGTGGAGTATGCCATTTTTTGAATGCAACGGCCCCGTTTGTTATATAGCCGCATTTAAAAACCACTGCGCCTTTGGCTTTTGGAAAAGCAGCCGGTTGAGCGACCCTCATAAGGTATTGCACGAAGAAGAGGGCAGCGGCGCAGGCAGCTTTGGCAAGATCACGCGTCTGGCCGATCTTCCAGCCGATGAGATACTGATTGAATATATTGCCGAAATGGTTGCCATTAACGCGCAGGAGCAGGAGGAAAAGAAACCCACGGTTAAAAAGCCTGTAATATCCAAAACTTCTGCCCCGGTTGAAACGCCTGCTTATTTTATGCAACTACTTACGCAAAATCCGCAGGCTATGGCCGTGTTTGAAAAATTCAGCCCGTCGTCAAAAAAGGAATATATCTCCTGGTTTACCGAAGCCAAAACCGAAGCCACCCTGCAAAAGCGCCTTGAACAGGCTATGGAATGGATAAGCGAAGGCAAGCAACGCAACTGGAAATACCAAAAATAGGGTACTTTTTACACATGGCATTCGGACGAAATACGTTTCACTTTACATCAAACCTGTCAGTTACTGATGTAAGGCAAAGGATCAGCAAGAATACCCTTATTAAAGATCGGCTGACATCTGAAAAAACAGACAAAACGTTTATCGGTACTGTTGAAACAGATGAGTTTTACATTATGTCATCGTCAGCCATTGGCGTGGCCTGCACCCTGCGTGGTAAACTAAGCCGCGGCAACGGCAAAAACAATACCCATATTGATATTGAAACCCGCACCCAACGCATATTTATATGGCTGGTAGTTATATGGATGGTGGTAATAAGCGCTGTAGCTGTACTGCCTGATCTGTTAAAGGCAACCTATGTGTTTTCGCCATTGCCATTCGCGCTGTTGATATTCGGGGCCGTGGCTTTTAGGTTGTTTATACATGGCTTGTATATTATAGCGCGTAACAAGGCTATCAATGAGTTTAAGCAGGTACTTACTGCTTAAAAACTCAAAGGCCCCAGCCTGCGCATATTTTTACGTATTAAAAACTGGCGGTGCCTTACATACCTGCTTGGTTTAGTGGCCGACCATTTTAGCGGACTCGGAAAAATAGAAGCTATAGCCGCTGCCTGCCTTTGCGTAAGTTTTGATGCCGGTTTGTTAAAGTAAGCCTGCGCGGCGGCTTCGGCACCATAAATACCGTCGCCCATTTCAATTACGTTGAGGTAAACCTCCATAATGCGTTCTTTACTCCAAAAGGCCTCAATAAGTATGGTAAACCAGGCCTCGAGCCCTTTACGCAATAACGACCTGCCTTGCCATAAAAACACATTCTTAGCGGTTTGCTGGGTTATGGTACTTCCACCCATCAGCTTTTTGCTGTGCATGTTTTTATTAATAGCTTTTTCTATGGCATGAAAATCAAACCCGTGATGCTCCAAAAATAATTGATCCTCGGCAGCCACGGCGGCGCGCTTCATATTGTTGGATATTTCGTCAACATCCTTCCAGTCCTTGTCTATCTTCCAATCCTTGCCTGCGGCTTTGCGCTCAAAGCCGCGCTCAATCATCAGCCAGGTAAAAGGCGGATTGATGAATCTGAATAACAACACGCCAAACAAGCTCGCGCCAACAAAAAATATCAGGGCCAGCTTAACTATCCGTAATAAAAGCCTTACTATACTATTTTTAACTATCCCTTTACGCTTCATAAAAAAAGCAAATTACAAAACAAAGGGTGCCCGGTACAATACCAAACACCCTTTTATTTTTATTTCGAAGTTCGAATTTTCGATCTCGAAATGTAGTTCATTTGTCTACGCTAATATCAGTTATCAAAATCCGAAATCGAAATTCCGAATTCCGAAGTTACGTTATTCAGCTACTACCTCGAAAGGAACTTTTACCTTAACCTCTTTGTGCAGGTTAACGTTGGCTACATATTCGCCAATTACTTTTGGTTCCTGATCGAAAGTGATACGACGACGGTCAACCTCGAAGCCTTCTTTTTTCAATGCATCAGCAATCTGGATAGTGTTGATGGCACCGAAAATTTTTCCGGTTTCGCCGGCTTTAGCGCCGATGGTAAGTTTTACACTTTCCAACCTTGCAGCAATCGCGTCAGCATCTTTGCGGATTTTTTCTTGTTTGAACTGCGCTTGTTTCAGGTTTTCAGCTAAAACCTTACGTGCAGATACAGTTGCTAATATAGCATAACCCTTTGGGATAAGGTAGTTACGGCCATAACCCGGCTTAACGCTCACTACGTCGTCTTTATCGCCAAGGTTTTTTACATCTTGTTTTAAAATAAGTTCCATTACTTCTTACCTCCTGATTATTTAAGTGAATCTGTAACGTAAGGTAACAAACCGATGTGGCGCGCACGCTTTACAGCCTGGGCTACTTTACGCTGAAACTTTAATGAAGTACCTGTTAAACGGCGAGGTAATACTTTACCCTGATCGTTAACAAATTTTAAAAGGAAGTTAGCATCCTTGTAATCGATATACTTGATACCGTTCTTTTTAAAACGGCAGTATTTTTTACGGTTATCCTCCACTTTCGGAGCGGTAACGTATTTAATCTGATCGTTTGCCATTAGCCTGCTGCCTCCTCTGTTTTAGTTTTCTTTTGGTTGAAAGCACCGCTACGTTTCTTCTCGTTGTAAGCAATGGCGTGTTTGTCCAATGCAATCGTCAGAAAACGCATAACGCGCTCATCACGTCTGAATTCAATTTCCAATTTGTTGATTAAATCACCCGGAGCCTTGTATTCAGTTAAGTGATAATACCCTGTTGTTTTCTTTTGAATAGGGTACGCTAATTTTTTCAAACCCCAATTATCCTCCTGGACAATTTCGGCTCCGCCGTCGATTAAGATCTTAGTGAATTTGGCAATCGCCTCTTTCGCTACTTCTTCTGACAGCAACGGGGTAAGAATTACTACGGTTTCGTACTGTTGCATTTGTTTGTTAATTTGTTATTTACCCGCTATTAACGGGGCTGCAAAAGTAATAAGTTTTTTTCAATTGTTCAAATATTCAATAAGTTAATATTAGTTTAAGCTGCTTGTTATATATTTGCGGCACACAAGGAATTTACAACCTGAACTTTTAATTGAATGAAAAAAATTTTACCCCTGCTGCTGATTTTATCGGCCTTAGTATTTACCGCCTCTGCTCAAACCACTACATCGGCAGTTACGCCCACCGAGCAAAAACTCATCGACTCGTTATGCGATAAGCTCAACAAACTGGATTTAAGCAATGTTAAAACAAAGCAACAAGCTACCGAGCTATTTATGACGGCCTTTGCATCGCATGCAGATCAAATGATGGAAATAGCAGCTGAAAGAGGTGTTGACCCTTCTGATCAACAGGCTATGAATAAGTTAGGACAATCAATCGGCATTAACATGATGAAGCAAAAATGTCCGGGTTTTATCAGGATATCAACCATCATGGCCGGCCAGCAATTAAATCAGGAAACCGGTTTAAAGACCACAGCGGGTACATTTAAACGAATTGATGTTAAAGGCTTTAATTACATCGTAATATCAACCGCCAGTGGTGAGCAATCATTTTTATGGTTGAGGCAATTCCCGGGGTCTGAAAAATTCATGACCGGCGCGGCTGCGAAATTCACAGGCAAAAAAATAATCATTACATCCGAAGAGGTTGAAGCGTACGTGCCCGCAGCCAAAGGTTATTACAAAGTAAAAGAAATTAAAGGCATCGAAGTACTGTAAAAAATCTTGAGCCAATTTTGCATGTTTGTGTTATAGTATTTTAAACCATGCAAACACAAACAACCGTAAAAAATAGCCAGAAGCCGGTTACCGGCATTATCATCAACACCATGATACTCACCCCCGGCGGTAACGACAATTATGAGGGCGATTGGGATGATGAAGAAGATGAACAATTTGACGACCTGATCGAGTCGGAAAATGAGATCAGCCGCATCCGCCGGGATAATGATTGGGATGAGATAGACGAAGATGATGATGACCACCTGCCGGATGATGACCTGCAATAAACACATATAAAACAGGCCATTTGCTTTTTATTGGTGTCATGGGTAGATTTACTATCTCGTTAAACCTGAAAAGCAAATGGCTATTCCGCAACAAATACAGGATTATAACAACCTGCAGGCACCTGCTGACCGTGATTTGTGCAACTTGCTGGCTAATACCATCTCGGATAATTTGCCCGAAGCCGAATCAAAGATCTGGCATGCGCATCCTGTTTGGTTTTTGGATGGCAATCCTGTGGTAGGTTACAGCAAGCTGAAAGGCGGTGTACGGCTGCTGTTTTGGAGCGGACAAACATTTGAGGAAGCCGGTTTGCAAAGCGAAGGCAAATTTAAAGCCGCTGAAGCGCGGTACACATCGGCATCACAAATTGATACCGAAGCGCTGCAACGCTGGCTCAGCAAAGCGCGCGATATACAGTGGGATTATAAGAACATTGTAAAGCGCAGAGGTGTTTTAGAAAGGTTGAAGTAAAATTGCACAAACGCATGTTTATCGATGATCACTCAATCGCTAACGCCAGGCCTGTTTTCGTTTGTTCAAAAAACCCGGAATTGTTATTGAACCGTTGAGTTCTGTCGGGTTAACTTACAGCCAACCCTTCCGCCTGAACCAGAAATATATAAGCAGGGTAATAATTACCATAACGCCCAGTACAATCGGGTAGCCGTAATGCGCGCGCAGTTCGGGCATAAAATCGAAGTTCATACCATATATACCCACAATAAACGTTAGCGGCATAAAAAACACCGAAAACACCGTTAATACGCGCACGGTATCATTAGTACGCTGCGCCGATACGTTGAAGTACAGGTTAAGCAAGTGGTTTATATTTTCAGATAAGGCATCGTAAATATTTTGCAGGCGTACATACATATCGCGGGTATCGCGCGTACTTACATCGCCGTCCTCCGCATCAATGGTATCAATAATATCGTACGATAGCATAAGCATACGCCTCACCAGGTCGGCCTTACGTTTTAAAAAGTACATGCCTTTTAATAATGGCGCTTTGCGGGTACGCAAAAAAATCTGTTCCTCGTAATATTCCAGGCTTCGTGCCAGGTGGTTTGATGGTTCGTCATAAGTCATCAAACAAGCCTTAATAATATTATTCAGCAAATGGAAAGTGCTGCTGCATTTGCCCTGTTTAACCTGATCGCCCAGTACCTCTATCAGCTTATGCGGTTTGCGGTGAATGGTAACAATAAAGTCCTTAGCATAAAAAATGGCTACTTTATGGGTAAGCTGCTGCACGGTATCAGCTTCAGTGGCTCGGTTATCCGTATGTATCCTGAAGATAATGAAAGCATAATTTTCCATCTGCTCGTACTTGGGCAGGTGGTCAGGCTGTAAGCTATCGTCCAGCAGTTCTTCGTGCAGGCCGTACTTTTCGGCCGTAGCATGAATTTCCTCGTGCTGCGGCTCGTAAATATCTATCCACTCAAAATCATTCTCCGGTTTGCTGGCAAGTTGTCTAAGCATGATACAAATAAAGCTATTAACATCAACTTGTAAAATAAGTTCTACAAGCGGTTGACGGTTGGAATTTGGATAATTACAAAAAATTAATATTAAAATGGCTGATTTAGAGTTTATTTAACCTTGATTTTATCATTTGCAAACTGCCGGTAAGTAGCTTTGAATTAAGAAATTTAACTTAATATGCGAACGGCAAAATTGACAGTAAAATTCCTTAAAACCGCCTCGTTAATCATCCTCATTTGCGGCCCACTCCTCGTCCGCGCGCAAAACGCTCCCCTCCAAAACGGTTTCGCTCATAATGATTACTGGCACAAACGCCCCTTGTTTGACGCTCTTGATAACGGGTATACCCATATAGAAGCTGATATATTTTATATAAACGGCGAAATGGTGGTGGCGCATTTCTTCCCGTTTTTTCAGGGCAAACGCACGCTGGAAAATTTGTATCTGAAACCACTTGCCGAACGTGTTAAAAAGCAAGGCAATATATTTGAGGGATACGATACGCCGATAACGCTGATGATCGACATCAAGACCGGTGCCGACGATACCTACCGCGCGCTTAAGCCCTTGCTCAACAAATACAGCTCCATCCTCTCCAGCTATGAAAATGGAAAAGTACATCAGCGGCAGGTTACCATTGTGCTATCGGGCAATAAACCATACCGCTCCATTAAAAACGAAAGGCAGCGCCTGGCGTTTATTGATGAGGATTTACGGGATGTAGGCAAAGATAAATGCAATGCCAACGTTTACCAGATGGCCAGCTGCAAATATAGCTCGCTATTAAACTGGGATGGCAACGGCAACATGCCCGAAAAAGAGCGCAAACGGTTATGCAGCTATGTAACCAAGGCTCACAGTATGGGCAAAAAAGTACGTCTGTGGGCCTCTCCTGAAAAGGAAAGCGTATGGAAACAACTGCTAAACTGCGGTGTTGACCTGATTAACACGGATGAACTAACAACGCTGCGCAAATTCCTTGTCAACAACACCTTAGTTCATGAAAAAATTAATCTTGCAGGCAAGCCTCGGGTTGCGTCTTTGTAATTTCTTCAAAACAATCCAGGTATTCCTTTACCATCTTGTCCCAACTGAAGTGCTGCATCGTGTATGCTTTTATCTCTTGTGGTTGTAAAGTATAGGCTGATCGCCCATCTGCAAGGCGGTTAAGCGCGTTTATCCAGGCAGCCTTATCGGCAGCAGGCAGCAGGTAGCCATTTCGCCCATTGGTTATTACATCTTTAATTCCTTCAATATTCGAGGCAAAAACTTTTGTTCCGCACAGGCAGGCTTCAAGACATACCAGGCCAAATCCTTCCAGATCGCCACTAACCGGGATGTTGGGCATAATAAACGCTTCGGCGGCCATTAATAATTGCAATATATCCTCAAAAGGCATACGGCCAAGGTGTTTCACCCGCTCAGTCGCCCCGGCACGCTGCAGCAGGCGGCGAATCTCTTCTTCATCCGTAGGCCAACCTAAAAACGAGGTTACCTGCCTACGCATTTTAGGCGGCAACGAGCGTATCACCTTATCGGCCAGCGGCGCCCGTGGCTTGAACGGGCCAATCATGAGCAGTAGAAAATCGTCACTCAGCGCCGGCAGCACGTGTTTTAGCAGCCAGGCAAAGCCTTTGCGCTTTACTGCACGCCCCATACATACCAGTATTTTTTTATTGGTGAGATCGATACCGTACTGTTTACCTATATCCTTTAACTTGTTTGGGTTAGGCTGGCAGTCGGCAATGGAGGCGTCTACGCCGTTGCTTATCACTTTTAGCTTATCGGCAGGGATACCATACCGCTGGCAGGCCTCGGCCGTGGCATTGCTTACGGCAAAAACCTTTTCGAACTTTTTATATTCGGGCAGCACCGTGCGGCGGTAAGTGTGATTGGGGAATACTACATCCAGCCCATGCAAAGTTACGGTACGCTTTAAATGCTCATAGCCTTTATGGCGCATGCATATCGCCGCCATCAATCCATCATTATAATGTATAATACTGATCTCCGGATATTTGCGGCACATGGCCACAATGCGCCGGTTAAGCGACATAAAAAAACGCAGTTTACTTGTGCCTGTTTTGTAAATAATAGTGTGCACACGGGTATGCTTTCTCATGCCCCGCACCAGTTCGTAGCTTTGTTTTTCCATTCCGCCTGTAGCAGGCGGATGTTTATGACTCACAAACAGGATTTCCATTTTTATAAGATGTAATAGTTTGTTTCCCGTCTATAAAAAAGTAAGCCACCAGCCCCAGCACTATCCAGAATAGCTGGCGGGCGCGGCGCAGTAATGAAGCAGTAACCCATGTTTCGGTAGCAGTGAGGCCAATGGCGGCAAGCATCAGTTTATTTCCGTACTCTTCCACCCCTATCTGCGCCGGTATAAATGCCCCTGCCGATTTAAATACGATCACACTCATGTCAACAAACATGGCCGGTATAAACCCAGCACCGGTACCCAGCAGGTGCAATATGATGTAAAGTTCGAGCGAACCTAATGCCCAGTGCAGCATAAAAAAACCGCAGGCCATCAGCAAATCCTTTTTGTTGGTATGATAAAATGTACCTAAGGCGGAATTAGCTTCTGCAACCTTAGCCCTTAACTTTTGGGTACGCACTGCCAGCCAGTTGCCTAAGCGGGTTTTTCGGAGTTGTTTGAGAAATAATATGAGCAAGTAAATAAACAACACTATCGCACCCGCTACGCAGAGCGCTATCCCTGTAACCTTAAACGAAAAATGCAGCGCCGGAATAACTGCGAAAGACAGTATGGTTATCAACAATAGCGATAATAAATGCGTAGCCATCATCAGCACGCGCGATAACAATACAGAGGTGATCACTACCTGCTTTTCAATCGCATAATTGCGAAGCAGGTAAACCTTGAGCGCCTCGCCCGCAACTATGCTTGCCGGATTAATGATACCCACCGTTTCGCCCACATGCCGCACCCAAAACAGATGGAAAAGCTTAACCGGGCGACCTTCAGCACCCATGCAATACCGCCAGGCAATGGTACCGCATGTGTAGGAGCACGCGCTGGCAATTAATAACCATATAAAATGCAAACCTACCCGCTGCAATGACCGGCCTACGCTATCAAGATCGGCATGGCGAAGAAAAAACCAGGCGCAGATGAGTACAATAATTATTAATAAAAACTTCAGGTATTTCATTCGGCGGGCAGCAGTTGACCCTGGGTTTGCCCGGCCAGTTGGTTAATATCATTAAAATATATGCCGGCAAGTTCATCCCAATCAAATGCACAGCTGTATTGTAAACCGGCCTGTATAATATCCCGGCGCAGTTTATCATCATTCAGCAACAGCATAATTTTGCTTATATAAGCCGCGGCATCATATGGGTTGCATTTAAATCCATTAATGCTCTGTTCAATAAAATCAGCCGAGCCACCGCCATCCGCAATAACGCACGGCAGCCCCGATGCCATTGCCTCGAGCACAACATTACCATAAGCTTCGGAAACCGAAGGAAATACAAAAACATCAGCGGATGCATATAAGGCTGAAAGTGTTTCATGATCTACCCGGCCGGTAAAAAAGGCATCGGGCATGCGCTCTTCACATATCGCTTTCTCTTTACCATCGCCCGCAACAACCAGGTTAAACGGTACATGGGTAGCCTTTAAGCCATCATAAATGTTAAACAACGTTTCCAGGTTCTTTTCCCAAACCAGGCGGCTGGCAAACAGTATTACCGGGGCGTTATCACCCGTGATGTTGCGCATCAGTTCAGCATCATTTTTGGCAGGCGAAAAAAGGCTGGTATCTATTCCGCGTTTCCAGCTTTTCATTTTATCTGCCCTTACACCAATGTCAGTAAGCCACTTGCTTATCCCTTCTGACGGCATATAGATCATGTCGCAACCGTTGTAAAAGTTGCGCTGGCTTTCTGTAACACGTGATCGTATAAAATCGATCAGGAAAGGGGCTTGTTTAAAATAATAATCGATGTATGATATAAAGTGTGTATGATAAATGGTGATTACCGGCAATTGTTCCTGCCGGGCATATTTAAGCGCGAATTCACCCAAAAATGATGGTGTGGCTATATGCACTACGTCGGCATCAAAGATTTTAAGCTTTTCCTTCAGGCTGCTCTGTACCAGGCCGGGCAGTGCAAGCTTGTAACTACGGTTAACCGGCACCGTAAGGGCGGGCACCTTTATGCATTCAAAACCGCAAAGCTCATCGGGCCCAGTGCCGCATATAAACAAAAACTCATAACGCTCCGCATCAATACGGCTGATAAGCTGGTACATCGTCCGGACGGCGCCATCATGATCCTTATCAAGTATCTCCGAAAAAAATACAACCCTTGTTCTTCTGCGGTATATCATACCCAAAACTATGGGCAACTTGTAATCTCATTATTAAATTAATATTGTTAATGGCTGTACGGCTGCATTGATTGGCGTTAGACAATGTTATCAAATTATAAAGAATACGAGCTGTTTTGTAACAATTTGTTTAGACATTCAGGTAATTTTTAAAAACAAGTTAATCAGGCTATTCAGGTATCACCAAAATCTCTATATTAGCCCACCTCGATAAAAACGGATTATGAGAAAAAACCTTTTACTAAAAACAACATCTCTGTTGTTTCTGTCCGCTGCTGCTATACCTTTTACCGGCTACGCGCAGAATACACAGATACCTCTGAGCGATCTGTCGGCATTTAAAAAGCCATCTGCAAACTGGTCTGTCGCCGGTTCAGTAAAAAGCGACTTTAACAAAGAAGAATCGCTTGAAAAAAAAGATGGCCAGGGCATTTTGGTTACCATCCCGGGCAAGGGAAAAAATGAAGACCTTTTTACCAATTTTGAACATGGCGACATTGACCTGAGCGCTGATTTTTTGATGCCCAAGGGCTCAAACTCGGGTATCTACCTACAAGGCCGTTACGAAATTCAGCTGAGCGACGCCTGGGGCAAGGACAAGTTGACTTACCAGGATCTGGGCGCTGTGTACCCACGTTGGGATGAAAGCCGTCCGCAAGGCCAGTTTGCTTACGAGGGCGTAGTGCCGCGTATCAATGTAAGCCGTGCACCGGGCCTTTGGCAAAACATCCGCATTGTTTTCCAGGCGCCAAAGTTTGATGCTTCGGGTAAAAAAACATCTAATGCCCGTATTGTTAAAATTGTGCTAAATGGTGTTAACATTATTGAAAACGCAGAATTACAAGCGCCAACCCGTGGCTCGGCCTTCCCTAACGAGGCTGCCACCGGCCCTATCCGCCTGCAAGGCGATCATGGCGCCGTAGCGTTCAAAAATATTAAATACAGCACCTCTGTAGATACTAAGGAAACCGACGGTTCAAAACGTACGTTCAGCGAGAAACAGGTGTTTGTTACCGTTACCGATGAGCCGGTGTTGCTGCGCAGCTTTGTTGACATTAACGATAAAAAACGTGTTACCCATGCTGTTAACGCGGGCTACCCGGGCAACATCAGCTACTCATATGATTTAGGTACAGGAGCCTTGTTCCAGGTATGGAAAGGAGGCTTTGTGGATGGAACGCCAATGTGGCTGTTCCGTGGCGATGGCAATACCACCGTTATTGGCAGCAAAGTGCCTTTAACTGATGCACCTGCCATTGCGGTATTAGGATCAGAAACCACGGTATGGCCTGATTCACTGCTTGCCGATCAGGCATTCCGCAGCCGCGGTTATGAGCTTGACGACAAAGGTTACCCAACCTTTAAATACGAGGTTAGCCAGTTAAAAGTAGATGATAAATTAACCAGCGAAGACGGTGGACGCAGTTTAACCCGCGTGGTTACGGTTAACGGCCCGGTTAAAGATAAGCTTTACCTGCGCGCCGCATCAGGCAGCGATATTGTTGAGGCCGGTAACGGCATGTACGCGGTGAACAACTACGAGTACTACGTACAGTTTGATAAAGGCGCCAAACCGGTACTGCGCAACGCAGGCAACGGCCAGGAGCTGCTTATCCCGGTGAAGGATGCGGATAAAGGCGCATCTGTTAAATATTCAATTATCTGGTAACCTCAACAAATACTGTTATAAATGAAAGCTAATTTAAAGAATATATTACTCTCTTTATCTGTAACTGCCGTTGTTGGGTTTACAGCTAAAGCACAAAATAAGGAAGCGGGAGCTACCGAAAAAGATTTTTACCGCATTGTTACCCTGCCCATACCTGAGGGTATTGAGCTTGAGGTTGGCGGTTTAGCCCTGTTGCCTAACGGCGATATGGCTGCATCAACCCGCCGTGGTGATGTGTACATTATTGAAAACCCGTACATGCTTAACGGCACTACTCCGCACTACCGCAAGTTTGCCACCGGTATGCACGAGCTGCTTGGCCTTGCCTACAAAGATGGCGCCTTATATGCCGTACAACGCGGCGAGTTAACCAAACTGGTTGACAAGAACGGCGACGGCAAAGCCGATGTGTACGAAACCGTATTTGCATGGCCATTAACCGGTAAC
This Mucilaginibacter defluvii DNA region includes the following protein-coding sequences:
- a CDS encoding phosphatidylinositol-specific phospholipase C/glycerophosphodiester phosphodiesterase family protein, which translates into the protein MRTAKLTVKFLKTASLIILICGPLLVRAQNAPLQNGFAHNDYWHKRPLFDALDNGYTHIEADIFYINGEMVVAHFFPFFQGKRTLENLYLKPLAERVKKQGNIFEGYDTPITLMIDIKTGADDTYRALKPLLNKYSSILSSYENGKVHQRQVTIVLSGNKPYRSIKNERQRLAFIDEDLRDVGKDKCNANVYQMASCKYSSLLNWDGNGNMPEKERKRLCSYVTKAHSMGKKVRLWASPEKESVWKQLLNCGVDLINTDELTTLRKFLVNNTLVHEKINLAGKPRVASL
- a CDS encoding CorA family divalent cation transporter — translated: MLRQLASKPENDFEWIDIYEPQHEEIHATAEKYGLHEELLDDSLQPDHLPKYEQMENYAFIIFRIHTDNRATEADTVQQLTHKVAIFYAKDFIVTIHRKPHKLIEVLGDQVKQGKCSSTFHLLNNIIKACLMTYDEPSNHLARSLEYYEEQIFLRTRKAPLLKGMYFLKRKADLVRRMLMLSYDIIDTIDAEDGDVSTRDTRDMYVRLQNIYDALSENINHLLNLYFNVSAQRTNDTVRVLTVFSVFFMPLTFIVGIYGMNFDFMPELRAHYGYPIVLGVMVIITLLIYFWFRRKGWL
- the rpsF gene encoding 30S ribosomal protein S6, whose translation is MQQYETVVILTPLLSEEVAKEAIAKFTKILIDGGAEIVQEDNWGLKKLAYPIQKKTTGYYHLTEYKAPGDLINKLEIEFRRDERVMRFLTIALDKHAIAYNEKKRSGAFNQKKTKTEEAAG
- a CDS encoding YdeI/OmpD-associated family protein, which translates into the protein MPTYDPRIDAYIDKAADFAKPILMHLRDLAHRTVPEIAETTKWSMPFFECNGPVCYIAAFKNHCAFGFWKSSRLSDPHKVLHEEEGSGAGSFGKITRLADLPADEILIEYIAEMVAINAQEQEEKKPTVKKPVISKTSAPVETPAYFMQLLTQNPQAMAVFEKFSPSSKKEYISWFTEAKTEATLQKRLEQAMEWISEGKQRNWKYQK
- the rplI gene encoding 50S ribosomal protein L9, with amino-acid sequence MELILKQDVKNLGDKDDVVSVKPGYGRNYLIPKGYAILATVSARKVLAENLKQAQFKQEKIRKDADAIAARLESVKLTIGAKAGETGKIFGAINTIQIADALKKEGFEVDRRRITFDQEPKVIGEYVANVNLHKEVKVKVPFEVVAE
- the mtgA gene encoding monofunctional biosynthetic peptidoglycan transglycosylase → MKRKGIVKNSIVRLLLRIVKLALIFFVGASLFGVLLFRFINPPFTWLMIERGFERKAAGKDWKIDKDWKDVDEISNNMKRAAVAAEDQLFLEHHGFDFHAIEKAINKNMHSKKLMGGSTITQQTAKNVFLWQGRSLLRKGLEAWFTILIEAFWSKERIMEVYLNVIEMGDGIYGAEAAAQAYFNKPASKLTQRQAAAIASIFPSPLKWSATKPSRYVRHRQFLIRKNMRRLGPLSF
- a CDS encoding ABC transporter ATPase, which produces MQFPEHSRVWIYQSNRQLSDAETIDIQKSLTEFTNIWTAHNNQLKATAEVRYNRFLILIVDEEAAGASGCSIDKSVRFMQQLERQYNINLFDRFNMAYRSGGEILSANRNEFEELIKQGDITTDTIVFNNLAQNVAELNTKWEVPFKDSWHARVFG
- the rpsR gene encoding 30S ribosomal protein S18; its protein translation is MANDQIKYVTAPKVEDNRKKYCRFKKNGIKYIDYKDANFLLKFVNDQGKVLPRRLTGTSLKFQRKVAQAVKRARHIGLLPYVTDSLK
- a CDS encoding DUF1801 domain-containing protein, whose protein sequence is MAIPQQIQDYNNLQAPADRDLCNLLANTISDNLPEAESKIWHAHPVWFLDGNPVVGYSKLKGGVRLLFWSGQTFEEAGLQSEGKFKAAEARYTSASQIDTEALQRWLSKARDIQWDYKNIVKRRGVLERLK